In Rhinopithecus roxellana isolate Shanxi Qingling chromosome 4, ASM756505v1, whole genome shotgun sequence, a single genomic region encodes these proteins:
- the PPP1R11 gene encoding E3 ubiquitin-protein ligase PPP1R11 isoform X2, which translates to MRHTRKLRAGSGVGQENRSLTIKLRKRKPEKKVEWTSDTVDNEHMGRRSSKCCCIYEKPRAFGESSTESDEEEEEGCGHTHCVRGHRKGRRRATLGPTPTTPPQPPDPSQPPPGPMQH; encoded by the exons ATGCGTCACACCCGGAAGCTGCGAGCCGGAAGTGGGGTTGGCCAG GAGAATCGGAGCCTTACCATCAAACTTCGGAAACggaagccagagaaaaaggtgGAATGGACAAGTGACACTGTGGACAATGAACACATGGGCCGCCGCTCATCAAAAT GCTGCTGTATTTATGAGAAACCTCGGGCCTTTGGCGAGAGCTCCACAGAAAgtgatgaggaggaagaagagggctgTGGTCATACACACTGTGTACGTGGCCACCGCAAAGGACGGCGTCGTGCAACCCTAGGACCAAcccccaccacccctccccagcctcctgaccCTTCCCAGCCCCCACCAGGGCCAATGCAGCACTAA
- the PPP1R11 gene encoding E3 ubiquitin-protein ligase PPP1R11 isoform X1, with protein sequence MAEAGAGLSETVTETTVTVTTEPENRSLTIKLRKRKPEKKVEWTSDTVDNEHMGRRSSKCCCIYEKPRAFGESSTESDEEEEEGCGHTHCVRGHRKGRRRATLGPTPTTPPQPPDPSQPPPGPMQH encoded by the exons ATGGCCgaggcaggggctgggctgaGCGAGACCGTCACTGAGACAACGGTTACCGTGACAACCGAGCCC GAGAATCGGAGCCTTACCATCAAACTTCGGAAACggaagccagagaaaaaggtgGAATGGACAAGTGACACTGTGGACAATGAACACATGGGCCGCCGCTCATCAAAAT GCTGCTGTATTTATGAGAAACCTCGGGCCTTTGGCGAGAGCTCCACAGAAAgtgatgaggaggaagaagagggctgTGGTCATACACACTGTGTACGTGGCCACCGCAAAGGACGGCGTCGTGCAACCCTAGGACCAAcccccaccacccctccccagcctcctgaccCTTCCCAGCCCCCACCAGGGCCAATGCAGCACTAA